One region of Roseicitreum antarcticum genomic DNA includes:
- a CDS encoding branched-chain amino acid ABC transporter permease, whose amino-acid sequence MNNAKTDPAAPRPAYRVETRTRASAITAVALALGIVLLLALPAFADRGLIQDMFFILTMLVLAQFWNLLAGYGGLVSVGQQAFVGLGGYALFGAAILWGLDPLFSLLLAGVAALIVAVPTAFFVFRLQGAYFAIGTWVVAEVVRLSVAQWQSVGGGSGTSLPRNVTGDMIGLELIEGLFDVRSAAARDILTYWLAVILAVATIGGIYWLLRSRQGLALAAIRDNVEAARSLGVNAARMKWTVFLTAAFGTGVAGALIYLQKGRISPDAAFSVNDWTAYVIFIVVIGGIGTIEGPILGVLVFFALQTLFAGYGTWYLMALGGLGIVIMLFAPRGLWGLISDRTGLQLFPIRRRLTLPPDTAE is encoded by the coding sequence ATGAACAACGCAAAGACAGATCCCGCAGCCCCGCGTCCGGCCTACAGGGTCGAAACACGCACCAGGGCCTCTGCCATCACAGCCGTGGCGCTGGCGCTTGGCATCGTGCTGCTGCTTGCACTGCCCGCCTTTGCCGACCGTGGCCTGATCCAGGATATGTTCTTCATCCTGACCATGCTGGTGCTGGCGCAGTTCTGGAACCTGCTGGCGGGCTATGGCGGGCTGGTCAGCGTGGGGCAGCAGGCCTTTGTCGGGCTTGGCGGCTACGCGCTGTTTGGCGCGGCCATCCTGTGGGGCCTCGACCCGCTGTTTTCGCTGTTGCTGGCCGGGGTGGCGGCACTGATCGTCGCGGTGCCCACGGCGTTTTTCGTGTTCCGCCTGCAAGGGGCCTATTTCGCCATCGGCACCTGGGTCGTGGCCGAGGTTGTCCGCCTCAGCGTCGCGCAATGGCAGAGCGTCGGCGGCGGTTCGGGGACATCTTTGCCGCGCAATGTGACCGGAGACATGATTGGGCTGGAGCTGATCGAGGGGCTGTTCGACGTGCGTTCGGCCGCGGCACGCGATATCCTGACCTACTGGCTGGCGGTGATCCTGGCGGTGGCGACAATCGGCGGAATCTACTGGCTGCTACGCAGCCGCCAGGGGCTGGCGCTGGCCGCGATCCGCGACAATGTCGAGGCCGCAAGGTCGCTGGGCGTGAACGCGGCGCGGATGAAATGGACGGTCTTCCTGACCGCCGCTTTCGGTACCGGCGTGGCAGGCGCGCTGATCTATCTGCAAAAGGGCCGGATTTCGCCTGATGCGGCGTTTTCGGTCAATGATTGGACCGCCTATGTCATCTTCATCGTGGTGATCGGCGGCATCGGCACGATCGAAGGGCCGATCCTGGGCGTGCTGGTGTTCTTCGCGCTGCAAACCCTGTTTGCGGGCTATGGCACCTGGTACCTGATGGCGCTGGGCGGGCTGGGCATCGTCATCATGCTTTTCGCGCCGCGCGGGCTGTGGGGGCTGATCTCGGACCGCACGGGGCTGCAACTTTTCCCGATCCGCCGCCGCCTTACACTGCCCCCGGATACGGCAGAGTGA
- a CDS encoding branched-chain amino acid ABC transporter permease has translation MIWLDTIVQGILLGGLYALFAAGLSLVFGIMRLVNLAHGDLIILGAYLILVIVSALGLNPFVAAIVALPVMFVIGWALQRVVLNRVLGEDILPPLLVTFGLSVVLQNALLEGFSSDSQRLRPGPIEAASLDLGIVTVGVMPLLTFASAVLIIIALNQLFYRTALGRAFRATSDDPVTAQLMGLKPGNIFAIATGIAMIVVTIAAMYLGMRANFDPTIGPARLIYAFEAVIIGGLGSLWGTLAGGVIIGVAQTVGAAVNPEWQILAGHVAFLLILLVRPRGLFPRAYD, from the coding sequence ATGATCTGGCTTGACACCATTGTGCAGGGCATCTTGCTGGGCGGGCTTTATGCGCTGTTTGCCGCCGGCCTCAGCCTCGTGTTCGGCATCATGCGGCTGGTCAACCTGGCGCATGGCGATCTCATCATCCTTGGCGCCTACCTGATCCTTGTGATCGTCTCGGCGCTGGGGCTGAATCCGTTCGTGGCCGCAATTGTCGCGCTGCCGGTGATGTTCGTGATCGGCTGGGCCTTGCAGCGTGTCGTGTTGAACCGCGTGCTGGGCGAGGATATTCTGCCGCCGCTTCTGGTCACCTTCGGGCTGTCGGTGGTGCTTCAGAATGCGCTGCTCGAGGGGTTTTCCTCTGACAGCCAGCGCCTGCGCCCCGGCCCGATCGAAGCCGCATCGCTGGACCTTGGCATCGTCACCGTGGGGGTAATGCCGCTTTTGACCTTCGCCTCGGCCGTGTTGATCATCATCGCGCTGAACCAATTGTTCTACCGCACTGCGCTGGGCCGGGCGTTTCGCGCCACCTCGGACGATCCGGTGACCGCGCAACTGATGGGCCTGAAGCCGGGCAATATTTTCGCCATCGCCACGGGCATCGCGATGATCGTGGTGACGATTGCGGCGATGTACCTCGGCATGCGCGCGAATTTCGACCCCACCATCGGCCCCGCGCGCCTGATCTACGCCTTCGAGGCAGTCATCATCGGCGGCCTTGGCAGCCTTTGGGGGACGCTGGCGGGCGGGGTCATCATCGGGGTGGCGCAGACCGTCGGCGCGGCGGTCAACCCCGAATGGCAGATCCTCGCCGGGCATGTTGCCTTCCTGTTGATCCTGCTGGTCCGTCCGCGCGGGCTGTTTCCAAGGGCATATGACTGA
- a CDS encoding ABC transporter ATP-binding protein yields the protein MTGPLLQTHALRAHYGDFQALFGVDIALSQGETVAIIGANGAGKTTLLRSIAGVLRNEPGAVRFDGADIGALAADAVVKLGLTMVPEGRRLFPSLSVEENLLIGAQGRKAPGYWTLKTVYALFPILAEKRRVPGTSLSGGQQQMVAIGRALMSNPRVLLCDELSLGLAPVVIRDIYAALPQIRDSGASVIVVEQDIGQAMKVADRVYCLMEGRVTLSGPPADLSRDAIHDAYFGTAA from the coding sequence ATGACCGGACCCTTGCTGCAAACCCATGCGCTGCGCGCGCATTACGGCGACTTTCAGGCGCTGTTCGGTGTGGATATCGCGCTTTCGCAGGGCGAGACCGTCGCAATCATCGGTGCGAATGGCGCGGGAAAAACGACGCTCCTGCGCTCCATCGCCGGGGTGTTGCGCAACGAACCCGGCGCGGTGCGCTTCGACGGTGCCGATATCGGCGCATTGGCCGCCGATGCGGTGGTGAAACTGGGCCTGACCATGGTGCCCGAGGGGCGGCGGCTTTTCCCTTCACTCTCGGTCGAGGAGAACCTTCTGATCGGTGCGCAGGGCCGCAAGGCCCCCGGCTACTGGACGCTGAAAACCGTCTATGCCCTGTTTCCCATCCTGGCCGAGAAACGCCGCGTGCCCGGCACCTCGCTTTCGGGGGGGCAGCAGCAGATGGTCGCCATCGGCCGGGCGCTGATGTCGAATCCGCGCGTGCTTTTGTGCGATGAACTCAGCCTTGGGCTGGCCCCGGTGGTGATCCGCGACATTTATGCCGCCTTGCCGCAGATCCGCGACAGCGGGGCAAGCGTGATCGTGGTGGAACAAGACATCGGGCAGGCGATGAAGGTGGCCGACCGGGTGTATTGCCTGATGGAAGGCCGCGTCACCCTGTCCGGCCCGCCCGCCGATCTGTCGCGCGACGCGATCCATGACGCCTATTTCGGGACGGCGGCATGA
- a CDS encoding ABC transporter ATP-binding protein — protein MPILSLQNISKSFGALKVSDDVSFDVPQGQALGIIGPNGAGKSTLFNLITGNIAPDAGSIRFDGQDVTRMPPMQRCLGGMGRSFQIPQPFGNLTVFENLVVAATYGQDRAEAAVTDLCVSVLERTELLARANQPARSLSLLQRKRLELARAMATGPKLLLLDEIAGGLTEGECQALIATIRAIHAEGVSIIWIEHVLHALTSVAERLLVLDFGRIIGMGPPDEVMQSREVREIYLGIDV, from the coding sequence ATGCCGATCCTCTCGCTGCAAAATATCTCGAAAAGTTTCGGCGCGCTGAAGGTCAGCGATGATGTCAGCTTTGACGTGCCGCAGGGGCAGGCGCTGGGCATCATCGGGCCGAACGGTGCGGGGAAATCGACGCTGTTCAACCTGATTACCGGCAATATTGCCCCGGATGCGGGCAGCATCCGCTTTGATGGGCAAGATGTGACCCGCATGCCGCCGATGCAGCGCTGCCTCGGCGGCATGGGCCGGTCGTTCCAGATTCCGCAGCCTTTCGGCAACCTGACGGTGTTTGAAAACCTCGTCGTCGCCGCCACTTACGGGCAGGACCGGGCCGAGGCTGCAGTGACCGACCTGTGCGTTTCCGTGCTGGAACGGACCGAGCTTCTGGCCCGCGCCAACCAACCCGCCCGCAGCCTCAGCCTGTTGCAGCGCAAGCGGTTGGAACTGGCCCGCGCCATGGCGACCGGCCCAAAGCTCTTGCTGCTTGACGAAATCGCGGGCGGCCTGACGGAAGGTGAATGTCAGGCCCTGATCGCCACCATCCGCGCAATTCATGCCGAGGGCGTGTCGATCATCTGGATCGAACATGTCCTGCACGCCCTGACCTCGGTGGCCGAACGGCTGCTGGTGCTCGATTTCGGGCGCATCATCGGCATGGGCCCGCCGGACGAGGTGATGCAAAGCCGCGAAGTGCGGGAAATCTATCTGGGGATTGATGTATGA
- a CDS encoding ABC transporter substrate-binding protein, protein MITRRRLIKSTAATGLLLGASGLAMPAIAQARAVRIGYVSPQTGPLAGFAEADAFTLDMFATRMRAEGLEVEVIVKDSQSNPNRAATVAQELIIDDGIHLMLVASTPETTNPVATVCESEGIPVISTKAPWQPFFIGQQGNPGAPESWRPFDFAFHYFWGLEDVISVFTNMWNQLDTNKMVGGLFPNDADGNAWGDPQNGVAPGFAAAGYETIDPGRYQNLSDDFSAQINAFRAANAEIVTGVVIPPDFTTFWNQARQQGFMPKAATVAKALLFPQAVEALGENGHNLSSEVWWSPHHPFSSSLTGESAADLAAGFTDFTGRPWTQPIGFIHSLFEVATDAIKRAGDPTDPEAMAETIAATDLNTIVGRVAWDGTGVPPFAAQNICKTPLVGGQWRRQDDGTFDLTIVDNQTAPNIPTGGTMEALS, encoded by the coding sequence ATGATCACCAGACGCAGATTGATAAAATCCACCGCCGCAACGGGCCTTTTGCTCGGGGCCTCGGGCCTCGCCATGCCCGCCATCGCGCAGGCACGCGCCGTGCGCATCGGCTATGTCAGCCCGCAGACCGGCCCGCTTGCAGGCTTTGCCGAGGCGGATGCCTTCACCCTCGATATGTTCGCGACCCGCATGCGCGCCGAGGGGCTGGAGGTCGAGGTCATCGTCAAGGACAGCCAGTCCAACCCCAACCGCGCCGCCACCGTCGCGCAAGAACTCATCATCGACGATGGCATCCACCTGATGCTGGTCGCCTCGACGCCCGAGACGACGAACCCCGTCGCCACGGTCTGCGAAAGCGAGGGCATCCCCGTGATCTCGACCAAGGCACCCTGGCAGCCGTTCTTCATTGGCCAGCAGGGCAACCCCGGCGCGCCCGAAAGCTGGCGCCCGTTCGACTTTGCCTTCCACTATTTCTGGGGGCTGGAGGATGTGATCTCGGTCTTCACCAACATGTGGAACCAGCTGGACACCAACAAGATGGTCGGCGGCCTGTTCCCCAACGATGCCGACGGAAATGCCTGGGGCGATCCGCAGAACGGCGTCGCGCCCGGCTTCGCCGCAGCGGGGTACGAGACGATCGACCCCGGACGCTACCAGAACCTCAGCGACGATTTCAGCGCCCAGATCAACGCTTTCCGCGCCGCGAATGCCGAGATCGTCACCGGCGTCGTGATCCCGCCCGACTTCACCACTTTCTGGAATCAGGCGCGCCAGCAGGGCTTCATGCCAAAGGCCGCCACAGTGGCCAAGGCGCTGCTGTTCCCGCAAGCGGTCGAGGCGCTGGGCGAGAATGGGCACAACCTCTCGTCCGAGGTCTGGTGGTCGCCCCACCACCCCTTCTCCTCGTCCCTGACCGGCGAAAGTGCCGCCGATCTGGCCGCGGGCTTTACCGATTTCACCGGGCGCCCCTGGACCCAGCCCATCGGCTTCATCCACTCGCTGTTCGAGGTGGCGACCGATGCGATCAAACGCGCCGGCGATCCGACCGACCCCGAGGCGATGGCCGAAACCATCGCGGCAACCGATCTGAACACCATCGTCGGCCGGGTCGCCTGGGACGGCACCGGCGTGCCGCCCTTTGCTGCGCAGAACATCTGCAAGACCCCCTTGGTGGGCGGGCAATGGCGGCGGCAAGACGATGGCACCTTCGATCTGACCATCGTCGACAACCAGACCGCGCCCAACATCCCCACCGGCGGCACGATGGAGGCGCTGAGCTAG
- a CDS encoding maleylacetate reductase, with protein MTDLLQGFEFAGIPSRVVFGAGTLAQAGAEVERLGHKRALVLTTPGQADDGAALARALGDLTAGTFFDAAMHTPVEVTQDALAHFRAVGADCVVALGGGSTIGLGKAIALHTGADQVVIPTTYAGSEMTDILGQTDKGAKTTQRGPEIRPETVIYDVDLTLGLPAAMTVTSALNAVAHAVEGLYAPDGNPILSMMGVAGIRAIRDGLPALRDAPTDRDARADVLYGAWLCSTVLGHVSMALHHKLAHVLGGSFGLPHAETHAILLPHTAGFNAQATAAQLAPVAEMFGGSVGGGLWDFARDAGAPLRLQDLGLTKADLDRAAQIATQNPYHNPRPFDAADIRTLLQAAWEGTRPDP; from the coding sequence ATGACCGATCTATTGCAAGGCTTCGAATTCGCGGGCATTCCGTCGCGTGTCGTCTTCGGCGCGGGCACGCTGGCGCAGGCAGGGGCCGAGGTGGAACGTCTCGGCCACAAGCGCGCGCTGGTCCTGACCACGCCGGGGCAGGCGGATGATGGCGCGGCGCTTGCCCGCGCCTTGGGCGATCTGACCGCAGGCACCTTCTTCGACGCCGCCATGCACACCCCGGTAGAAGTGACGCAAGACGCGCTGGCCCACTTCCGTGCGGTCGGTGCCGATTGCGTCGTCGCATTGGGCGGTGGCTCCACCATCGGGCTGGGCAAGGCCATCGCATTGCATACCGGCGCCGATCAGGTGGTGATCCCAACCACCTATGCGGGGTCCGAGATGACCGACATCCTCGGCCAGACCGACAAGGGCGCCAAGACCACCCAACGCGGCCCCGAAATCCGGCCCGAGACTGTGATCTATGACGTGGATCTGACGCTGGGCCTGCCGGCCGCGATGACCGTCACGTCGGCGCTGAACGCCGTCGCGCATGCGGTCGAAGGCCTCTATGCCCCCGACGGCAATCCGATCCTGTCGATGATGGGCGTCGCCGGGATCCGCGCGATCCGCGACGGGCTGCCGGCGCTGCGCGACGCGCCGACGGACAGGGACGCGCGCGCTGATGTGCTCTATGGCGCGTGGCTCTGTTCCACTGTGCTGGGTCATGTCAGCATGGCGCTGCACCACAAGCTGGCGCATGTGCTGGGCGGGAGCTTCGGCCTGCCCCACGCAGAGACCCATGCCATTCTGCTGCCCCATACCGCCGGGTTCAACGCGCAGGCCACCGCCGCGCAACTGGCCCCGGTGGCGGAAATGTTCGGCGGCAGCGTGGGCGGTGGCCTGTGGGATTTCGCCCGTGACGCAGGCGCGCCGCTGCGCTTGCAAGATCTGGGGCTGACCAAGGCCGATCTTGACCGCGCGGCACAGATCGCCACGCAAAACCCCTACCACAACCCGCGCCCCTTCGACGCCGCCGACATCCGCACCCTGCTGCAAGCGGCATGGGAGGGCACGCGCCCCGACCCGTAA
- a CDS encoding alpha/beta hydrolase, producing MTTSAKFLGADLAQAQAICVLIHGRGQSPADMDEMVVSRMLAGMFSGGGIDADAPDEGTTALAAMDPETICIALPAALGASWYDARAIDPLTPQTRSQLAAGLDTLTGLIAHLRATRPGVPLVLAGFSQGACLAIEYLMTTSDLPDAAALFTGCRVGLPTDGLPTRDLAGLPVYASCGDEDPWIPADAYFRMLADLTGAGARLRADIFPGRPHTVTDTEIAALSGFLGALRDGTPILTKGDT from the coding sequence ATGACGACATCCGCAAAATTCCTCGGTGCCGATCTGGCGCAGGCGCAGGCAATCTGTGTCCTGATCCATGGCCGGGGCCAGTCACCGGCGGATATGGATGAAATGGTCGTGTCGCGAATGTTGGCGGGGATGTTTTCTGGGGGGGGCATCGATGCAGACGCGCCGGATGAAGGCACCACGGCGCTTGCGGCCATGGACCCCGAAACCATCTGTATCGCCCTGCCTGCGGCCCTTGGGGCGAGCTGGTATGACGCGCGCGCCATCGACCCCCTGACGCCTCAGACCCGCAGCCAGCTTGCCGCCGGGCTGGACACGCTGACGGGGCTGATCGCGCATCTGCGCGCCACACGCCCCGGCGTGCCGCTGGTGTTGGCGGGGTTCAGCCAAGGGGCCTGTCTTGCAATCGAATATCTGATGACCACCTCCGACCTCCCCGATGCCGCCGCACTCTTTACCGGCTGCCGGGTCGGCCTGCCCACCGACGGCCTGCCCACCCGCGACCTTGCAGGCCTGCCCGTCTATGCCTCTTGCGGGGATGAGGACCCCTGGATCCCGGCAGATGCGTATTTCCGCATGCTCGCGGACCTCACCGGAGCGGGGGCGCGCCTGCGCGCCGACATCTTTCCTGGCCGCCCGCATACCGTCACTGACACCGAAATCGCAGCGTTGTCGGGTTTCTTGGGCGCCCTGCGTGACGGCACGCCCATCCTGACCAAGGGGGATACATGA
- a CDS encoding VOC family protein: MSKVSGYHHLTLSTDGAQEDFDFYTKTLGLHSVKRTVLFDGVIPVYHLYYGGKNGDASTIITTFPFRKPGVYGRRGSNQSKIVQQAIPVGAAEFWVNRLNERGIAAAKLTRFGLDRVAFDHPCGIPHELVENPGDTRTPITNEAQGIGTDHGIRGIYGAAVSVMDRSAMDDFLTIALPLKKEGDSDEGLLFSVPNADGPRAMVEVLHEPDRPQGTWTLSGGTIHHLALNTGDEENQLALRAHIEGLGFTDISEQKDRMYFKSCYVRSPGGALFELAWTVPGGWARDEPADAIGTTLVFPPWFADRKQELIDGLEPADFS, translated from the coding sequence ATGTCAAAGGTAAGCGGGTATCATCACCTGACCCTGTCCACCGACGGCGCGCAGGAAGATTTCGACTTTTACACCAAAACACTCGGCCTGCATTCGGTCAAACGCACCGTGCTTTTCGACGGTGTCATCCCGGTCTACCACCTGTATTATGGCGGCAAGAACGGCGATGCCTCGACCATCATCACCACCTTTCCCTTTCGCAAGCCCGGCGTCTACGGGCGGCGCGGGTCGAACCAGTCGAAGATCGTGCAGCAGGCGATCCCGGTCGGCGCGGCCGAGTTCTGGGTCAACCGCCTGAACGAACGCGGGATTGCGGCGGCAAAGCTTACGCGCTTCGGGCTGGACCGCGTGGCTTTCGACCATCCCTGCGGCATCCCGCATGAACTGGTCGAGAACCCCGGCGACACCCGCACCCCCATCACCAATGAGGCACAGGGCATCGGCACCGATCACGGCATTCGCGGCATCTACGGTGCGGCCGTGTCGGTCATGGACCGCAGCGCGATGGATGATTTCCTGACGATCGCCTTGCCCCTGAAGAAAGAGGGCGACAGCGACGAAGGCCTGCTGTTCTCGGTCCCCAATGCCGACGGTCCCCGCGCCATGGTCGAGGTGCTGCACGAACCTGACCGCCCGCAGGGCACCTGGACGCTGTCGGGGGGGACCATCCACCATCTGGCGCTGAATACCGGCGATGAGGAAAATCAGCTGGCGCTGCGCGCGCACATCGAAGGTCTGGGCTTCACCGACATCTCGGAACAGAAGGACCGAATGTACTTCAAATCCTGCTACGTCCGGTCCCCGGGCGGGGCGCTGTTCGAACTGGCCTGGACCGTGCCGGGCGGCTGGGCGCGCGATGAGCCCGCCGATGCCATCGGCACGACGCTGGTGTTCCCGCCGTGGTTCGCGGATCGCAAGCAAGAGCTGATCGACGGGCTGGAACCCGCCGACTTTTCCTGA
- a CDS encoding dioxygenase family protein: MEGGISSSLGLRPADAFAARLAQAEDARLAVVLGAFVADLHALIDTYAITRSELHGVLLFATEVGHACSDQRQEWALLADVLGLTSGVENQMSRRPVAATPNTLPGPFYRADAPRRRDGESISLDQKGQPLTFRASVVDLDARPVPHAQIEVWQANADGIYENQAPDQQPEFNLRGIFRANALGRATIRTVRPAGYAVPGDGPVGQLMARLAISLIRPAHIHVRITAAGFQPLTTHVFDRSDPALDQDPLFAVHPQLLADFTPAEPGTRGGANAPVPHWCAEHRFTLAPTAPDAAPDTADAQAD; the protein is encoded by the coding sequence ATGGAGGGGGGGATCAGCAGCAGCCTGGGCTTGCGCCCTGCGGATGCTTTCGCGGCGCGGCTGGCGCAGGCGGAAGATGCGCGGCTGGCGGTCGTACTGGGGGCCTTCGTGGCCGATCTGCACGCGCTGATCGACACCTACGCGATCACCCGGTCCGAGCTGCATGGCGTCTTGCTATTCGCCACCGAGGTCGGGCACGCCTGTTCCGATCAGCGGCAGGAATGGGCGCTGCTGGCCGATGTGCTGGGCCTGACCAGCGGGGTCGAGAATCAGATGTCCCGCCGCCCTGTCGCCGCCACGCCCAACACGCTTCCCGGGCCGTTCTACCGCGCCGATGCGCCGCGCCGCAGGGATGGTGAGTCGATTTCGCTCGACCAAAAAGGCCAGCCGCTCACCTTCCGCGCCAGCGTGGTGGATCTCGACGCCCGGCCCGTGCCCCATGCGCAGATCGAGGTGTGGCAGGCCAATGCCGATGGCATTTATGAAAACCAGGCCCCCGACCAGCAGCCAGAGTTCAACCTGCGCGGCATCTTCCGTGCCAATGCGCTTGGCCGGGCGACCATCCGCACCGTACGGCCTGCGGGGTACGCGGTGCCGGGTGACGGGCCGGTGGGCCAGTTGATGGCCCGGCTGGCGATCAGCCTGATCCGCCCCGCGCATATCCATGTGCGGATCACGGCGGCGGGCTTTCAGCCGCTGACCACGCATGTCTTCGACCGTTCAGACCCGGCGCTGGACCAAGACCCGTTGTTTGCCGTGCATCCGCAATTGCTGGCTGATTTCACACCTGCCGAACCAGGTACGCGCGGCGGCGCCAATGCGCCCGTACCGCACTGGTGCGCCGAACATCGCTTTACCCTGGCGCCCACAGCGCCGGATGCCGCGCCCGACACCGCTGACGCGCAGGCAGACTGA
- a CDS encoding LysR family transcriptional regulator, with the protein MKFEERHLAQLAAVVETGSVSDGAALIGLSQPAVSRTLSQMEKRLGQPLFEAGRRPLVPTLIGQQLAAHGKVIWQASRKASETVRGFQRGSVGTVRVAGVPFFMDAFISQMIGEFQRLEPDIRVDQSYGNLPELQAGIKSNQLDLAICPMGIVEAGSGFEFTPILPGRNIVACRTAHPLLKKRGLSSTDLLDHPWIAPLPGSPLLADLHAILLSIGMSEINIRYSGGSLLSVLNYLEETDALTVMPHSVVFALRRDRQVTVLPVTIPQPERTLGLLRMAGAARLPASEKLLRHIVTRFGDLRQMIQRHENAVVWGM; encoded by the coding sequence ATGAAGTTTGAAGAACGTCACCTGGCTCAACTGGCCGCAGTGGTCGAAACCGGCAGCGTCAGCGACGGGGCCGCGCTGATTGGCCTGTCGCAGCCTGCGGTGTCACGCACCCTGTCGCAAATGGAAAAGCGGCTGGGACAACCGCTGTTCGAGGCCGGGCGCCGCCCGCTGGTGCCCACGCTGATCGGCCAGCAACTGGCGGCGCATGGCAAGGTGATCTGGCAGGCCTCGCGCAAGGCATCCGAGACGGTGCGCGGCTTTCAGCGCGGCAGCGTCGGCACCGTGCGGGTCGCGGGCGTGCCTTTCTTCATGGATGCGTTCATCAGCCAGATGATCGGCGAGTTTCAGCGGCTGGAACCCGATATCCGCGTCGATCAATCCTATGGAAACCTGCCGGAATTGCAGGCGGGGATAAAGTCGAACCAACTGGATCTGGCGATTTGTCCGATGGGGATTGTCGAGGCAGGGTCAGGGTTCGAATTCACGCCGATCCTGCCGGGGCGCAATATCGTCGCCTGCCGGACCGCGCATCCGCTGTTGAAGAAACGCGGCCTCAGTTCTACCGACCTGCTGGATCATCCCTGGATCGCACCGCTGCCGGGATCGCCGCTACTGGCCGATCTGCACGCGATCTTGCTGTCCATCGGCATGTCCGAGATCAACATCCGCTATTCGGGCGGCTCGCTACTGTCGGTACTGAACTATCTGGAAGAAACGGATGCCCTGACGGTGATGCCGCATTCGGTGGTCTTTGCACTGCGCCGCGACCGGCAGGTGACGGTGCTGCCCGTGACCATCCCACAGCCGGAACGCACGCTGGGACTGCTGCGCATGGCAGGCGCGGCGCGGCTGCCTGCGTCGGAAAAGCTGCTGCGCCATATCGTGACGCGCTTTGGCGACCTGCGCCAGATGATCCAGCGCCATGAGAATGCAGTGGTATGGGGGATGTAG
- a CDS encoding branched-chain amino acid aminotransferase — protein sequence MAGAYDDRDGYIWMDGTLVDWRDANVHILTHALHYASSVFEGERCYNGKIFKSREHSARLLESGNLLDMPIPYTVDEIEAAKTEVLEANGLKDAYVRAIAWRGAGEDMGVAAKRNKVRLAIACWEWGAYYGDAKMQGAKLDISKWKRPSPETIPHAAKAAGLYMICTMSKHAAEAKGCSDAMMYDYRGYVAEATGANIFFVKDGEVHTPLPDAILNGITRQTVIAMLQGMGITVHERYIEAHELETFSECWLTGTAAEVTPVGQIGDYHFQVGQMTREVAETYEKLVRA from the coding sequence ATGGCTGGGGCTTATGATGACCGGGACGGTTATATCTGGATGGACGGCACGCTGGTGGATTGGCGCGATGCCAATGTGCATATCCTGACCCATGCGCTGCATTATGCCTCTTCTGTGTTCGAGGGCGAGCGGTGCTATAACGGCAAGATCTTCAAATCCCGTGAACATTCCGCGCGGCTGCTGGAATCGGGCAACCTTCTGGACATGCCGATTCCCTATACGGTGGACGAGATCGAGGCCGCCAAGACCGAAGTTCTGGAAGCCAACGGCCTGAAAGACGCCTATGTGCGTGCCATCGCATGGCGCGGCGCGGGCGAGGATATGGGCGTCGCCGCCAAGCGCAACAAGGTCCGGCTGGCCATAGCCTGCTGGGAATGGGGTGCGTATTACGGCGATGCGAAGATGCAGGGCGCGAAGCTGGATATCTCGAAATGGAAGCGTCCCAGCCCCGAGACCATTCCCCATGCCGCCAAGGCCGCGGGCCTCTACATGATCTGCACCATGTCGAAACATGCGGCCGAGGCAAAGGGCTGCTCGGACGCCATGATGTACGATTATCGCGGCTATGTGGCCGAAGCCACGGGCGCGAACATCTTTTTCGTCAAGGACGGTGAGGTTCACACCCCGCTGCCCGACGCCATCCTGAACGGCATCACCCGCCAGACGGTCATCGCGATGCTGCAAGGCATGGGTATCACCGTGCACGAGCGCTATATCGAAGCGCATGAGTTGGAGACATTTTCGGAATGCTGGCTGACCGGCACGGCAGCAGAGGTGACGCCAGTGGGTCAGATCGGTGACTATCACTTCCAGGTCGGCCAGATGACCCGCGAGGTCGCCGAGACCTATGAGAAACTGGTCCGCGCCTGA